The Chryseobacterium shigense genome segment ATAAGTTTTGTAGTGTGTTTAGTTCTCCTTTGGCTTTAATTAGTTTGATCTCAGCCTGCTTGTAATCGAGCAATGCGTTTGAATAATTCTGTTTCGCCTGGGTAAGGGCATTTTCAGAATCCAATACTTCTGTAAGTGTTGCCAAACCATACTGGTAGTTGGCCTGGGTATTTTTCTGAACTCTTTCTGCCAGTTCCACATTGTCTTTCATGCTCTGAATATTAATGATCGTATTTTCCATATTGGTAATGGCATTTTTATAATCCAGATCCAGGCTCAGCTGTGTTTTTTGAATATCCTGATCTATATCCAGAATATCAACTTCTGCCTGCTGAATTTTAGCTTTTGTAGCTCCCCCGGTAAAAATCGGGATATTGACATTCAAACCGATTGCTGAATAATCGCTCCAAAGAACTCCGTTGTTCAGGCCGTTTGTCAAAGGGAATTTTTTACCCATACCTGCCCATCCGTAGTTGGCTGTAAGGTTAACTGTAGGATATAAATAGGCTTCCGTTGCTTTTTTGTTAAACTGCAGAAGTTCTCTGTTTTTATTTAAAACTTTAAGTTCCGTACGGTTTTCCAGGTTTACGTTACTGGTAATAAGTTCCGGTTTCGGTTCTATTGTTTTTTCTTCAAGCTCAATATCTGTACTGATAGGAACTCCCATATAAAATTTTAAAGCATTTTTGGAAAGCTCAACGGAATTGATCAGCTGCTGCTTGTTCGAACCGATATTGGTAAGCTGTACATTGGTACGGTCTAAATCGATAGCCTTTGCCAGACCGTTATCAACAAGACTTTTAATTACATTTCTTACTTTCTCAGTATTGGCATAGCTGGCCTGTACGGTTTTAAGATTTTCTTCCTGTACAAACACCTGATAATAGGCTGTTGCTACATTTTCAATGATCTGCTCATTGGTGAGCTGTGCATTCAGGATATAGAATTCTCTTGTAGACTTAGCGGCTTTAAGACCTGTAAAAACTCTTTGGTCAAAAATAGCCTGCTGAAGCTGAACCACGGCACTTGAACTCCAAGGCTGTCCTAACTGCGCCCTGATTCTTTCGCCTCCAAATTCAAGTAAGGATTCCTGAATTACCGGGTTGTAAGTTACTCCTGCTGTAGCGCTTATCTGTGGTAAGGCACCTGCTCTGGCTTCATCAATTTTGTATTCAGCTTTTTTAATCTGCAATGCGGCTTTTTTAGCTTCTGCCTTGTTCTGCAGTGCCTGCTTGATGGCTTCCTGAAGAGAAACCTGCTGCTGGGCTGATACTGATGAAAAACCGAAAATCATAAATGCTGCAGCTATCCCAATTTTTAGCTTTTTAGCAGTTATACTTTTTCTTTTCATAATTATATACTTCGTTTATTTTTTTAATGTAATTTTCCCCGTCAATGTTTTTATTTCTAAAGGACGAATCATTTCTTAAAATACTTTAACATTTTTTAATTTTTAAATAATAAATTCAAAATGATCTCTTTTCTTTCTGAAATAATTTTATCAAATTCTTCTTCACTAATCATAAGATTCTCCATTAATAAAGGTCTTACAGCACTTGGGAAGACCAACAGAGAAACCATATTCAAAACAAACTGAATGGGTTTCATTGGAGGAATATTTCCCAGTTCCATTTCCTTTTCTATATCCTTGTACAATTTATTCAGTTCATCTTCTTCAATATCTTTTTTGTGGCAGTTTCCTTTATTGATCTGTGAAACGATATAAGTTTCCAGATAGGGATACTGAAGACTTGTCGATAAGCTTCCTTCTATAAACTGACCAATCTTTTCTTTAAAGGGCAGATCAGAATTCATGATGATTTCAGATTTTTCGTGCTCTACTTTCTGTGCTTCATCAAAAATTATCTGAATCAGATTATCTCTCGAACGGAAATAATAATTGATAAGTGTTCTGTTTACTCCCGCTGCATCTGCAATCTCCTGGGTAGTAGCATCAAACTTCCCTTTCACAAAGAATAAATTCTTCGCTGTCTCTTTGATCAATTCCTGTGTTTGGTCTTTTTTTGCTTGATTTGACATTATTGTTAAACAATTTTGTGCAAATTTAAATCAAATTTTATTTTTGACAAAATTGTTAAACAAAATAATTAAACGAAATTGTTATGATTTGCATCATGTTTTTAGGTGATCAGTTTGAGATTAATAATACTTAGTCTCTATTTAGTGAGGTGTTTTTATATATTTGCGGAAAATTATAAATGATGCGAAAAACTTTACTCTTTTTCACAGTGGTTATTTGTGGATTAGTGTTTGCTCAAAAACAACATATACAAAACAATCAATATTATTTCTACGAAAATAAAGGACAGATTATTGATCAGGATGGAAGAGAAAATACAGATGTTAGATATTTGTATCATTCCGGAGGCCTTAATGTACAGTTACGTAATCATGGATTTTCCTATGATATTTATGAAACAAAAAAGGCACCCAATCCTAATTTTTCAAAACATAACCGAAACGGGCTTACAGATCAAAAAGCTTATGATCCAGATGAGTTTATTTACGAAAAACAAATCCATAGAATTGATATTGAACTTTTAAATTCAAATCAAAATTCAAAAATTATAGCAGAAGGAAGATCTTCTGACTACGATAACTATTACAATATTCCTCATAAACCTAAAGGCATTACTAACGTTCACCGTTATCATAAAATTCTGTACAAAAATATTTATCCCAATATTGATCTAGCATTTTTTAAGCCTGATGATACTTTAAAACCCATTGAATATAATTTTATCATCAACGCTGGTGGTAAAATTTCGGATATTAAAATGAAATTCAGTGGTGCTCCGGCATTAATAAAAGATGGAAAACTGGCTATGAACGTCCGCTTTGGGGAAATTCATGAAAATATACCTAACAGCTGGATAGAAGGACTTAGAAGAGAAAATATTAATGTTTCATTTAAAGATTTAGGAGATCAGACTTTTGGATTTAATTCGCCTGTAGATTCTTCAAACAAAATTATTATAATTGACCCTGTTCCTACGAGAATTTGGGGAAGTTATGCAGGTGGAGCAGGTGAAGATTATGGAAGAGTTAAAACTGACAGCCAAAACACTGTTTATGTTTATGGATCAACCAACAGCAACACTAATTTTGCAACTTCCGGAACTTATCAACAGAATATAGCAGGTGGTACTGATGCCTATCTTATGAAGCTAACTAAAACCGGACAAAAACTTTGGGGAACTTACTACGGTTTCGG includes the following:
- a CDS encoding TolC family protein, translated to MKRKSITAKKLKIGIAAAFMIFGFSSVSAQQQVSLQEAIKQALQNKAEAKKAALQIKKAEYKIDEARAGALPQISATAGVTYNPVIQESLLEFGGERIRAQLGQPWSSSAVVQLQQAIFDQRVFTGLKAAKSTREFYILNAQLTNEQIIENVATAYYQVFVQEENLKTVQASYANTEKVRNVIKSLVDNGLAKAIDLDRTNVQLTNIGSNKQQLINSVELSKNALKFYMGVPISTDIELEEKTIEPKPELITSNVNLENRTELKVLNKNRELLQFNKKATEAYLYPTVNLTANYGWAGMGKKFPLTNGLNNGVLWSDYSAIGLNVNIPIFTGGATKAKIQQAEVDILDIDQDIQKTQLSLDLDYKNAITNMENTIINIQSMKDNVELAERVQKNTQANYQYGLATLTEVLDSENALTQAKQNYSNALLDYKQAEIKLIKAKGELNTLQNL
- a CDS encoding TetR/AcrR family transcriptional regulator; this translates as MSNQAKKDQTQELIKETAKNLFFVKGKFDATTQEIADAAGVNRTLINYYFRSRDNLIQIIFDEAQKVEHEKSEIIMNSDLPFKEKIGQFIEGSLSTSLQYPYLETYIVSQINKGNCHKKDIEEDELNKLYKDIEKEMELGNIPPMKPIQFVLNMVSLLVFPSAVRPLLMENLMISEEEFDKIISERKEIILNLLFKN